One Scytonema millei VB511283 genomic window carries:
- the cobM gene encoding precorrin-4 C(11)-methyltransferase has translation MSNSTSESTIELNRESIPSLAPGVYIVGAGPGDPELLTVKAQKLLMQGDVILYADSLVPRQILQMCRPEAEIIHTANKTLEDILPVMVERVRSHKSVIRLQSGDPSLYSAIHEQMHALAAAEIPFEVIPGISAFQAAAAKLNVELTVPGLVQTIILCRISGRTQVPEREELASLAAHQASLCLYLAARHVESAQSQLLAHYPPETPVAICFRLGWEDEKICVTTLDKMAETTHKEQLIRTTLYVISPALGEVTARSRLYHPEHTHLFRPKQKLNP, from the coding sequence ATGTCTAACTCTACTTCTGAATCTACTATCGAGTTAAATCGCGAATCAATTCCTTCCCTCGCCCCCGGAGTATACATTGTAGGGGCAGGACCAGGCGATCCAGAACTTTTGACCGTTAAAGCCCAAAAACTTTTAATGCAGGGAGATGTCATTCTTTATGCCGACTCTCTCGTGCCGCGACAAATCTTACAAATGTGCCGTCCAGAGGCAGAAATTATCCATACGGCAAATAAAACCTTAGAGGATATTTTACCCGTGATGGTGGAAAGGGTGCGATCGCATAAATCCGTAATCCGCCTCCAATCTGGCGATCCGAGTCTCTACAGCGCCATCCACGAACAAATGCACGCCCTCGCCGCCGCCGAGATTCCCTTTGAAGTCATTCCTGGGATCAGTGCCTTTCAAGCCGCTGCTGCCAAACTCAACGTTGAATTAACCGTCCCCGGACTCGTACAGACAATCATTCTCTGCCGTATCAGCGGACGCACGCAAGTCCCAGAAAGAGAAGAATTAGCATCCCTCGCTGCTCATCAAGCTAGTCTTTGCCTCTACCTCGCTGCCCGTCATGTAGAATCGGCTCAAAGTCAATTATTAGCACACTACCCGCCAGAAACTCCTGTAGCAATTTGTTTTCGCTTGGGTTGGGAAGACGAAAAGATTTGTGTCACCACCCTTGACAAAATGGCAGAGACCACCCACAAAGAACAGCTAATTCGTACTACTCTTTATGTTATCAGCCCCGCATTAGGAGAAGTCACGGCAAGATCTCGCCTCTACCATCCCGAACACACCCACCTGTTTCGCCCTAAGCAAAAACTCAATCCATAA